A region from the Vicia villosa cultivar HV-30 ecotype Madison, WI linkage group LG3, Vvil1.0, whole genome shotgun sequence genome encodes:
- the LOC131654881 gene encoding uncharacterized protein LOC131654881 → MEQSIATTNKQMKIKTPKKNKRGGGNSNFISNTYAGLLNLPQQQQQQPPLLPLPHVSTILHHKPLLPRSLNTQTLSPSPKKSKSKKKEQSKKRSGTVPEILMVNPWGPDPKDLPKNLPVVIGVGNMDVFSESVFNLAPPPSSLPLPKFFMRSKLGCNTEAAVAGGFVDDGATNNLRRLLRLR, encoded by the coding sequence ATGGAACAATCCATTGCTACAACAAATAAGCAAATGAAAATCAAAACTCCAAAGAAAAACAAACGAGGTGGTGGCAATAGTAATTTCATTTCTAACACCTATGCAGGTCTTTTGAATCTTCCTCAACAGCAACAACAGCAACCACCGCTGTTACCTCTTCCACATGTTTCTACCATTCTTCATCACAAACCTTTGCTTCCACGAAGCCTTAACACGCAAACCTTGTCTCCGTCACCTAAGAAATCgaaatcaaaaaagaaagaacaaTCAAAGAAGAGATCGGGAACTGTACCGGAGATTCTTATGGTTAATCCATGGGGACCTGACCCGAAAGATCTACCTAAAAATCTACCTGTTGTTATTGGAGTTGGAAACATGGACGTTTTTTCAGAGTCGGTTTTCAATCTGGCTCCACCACCTAGTAGCTTGCCGTTGCCGAAGTTTTTTATGAGATCGAAACTCGGCTGCAACACAGAAGCTGCTGTGGCGGGTGGTTTTGTTGACGACGGTGCAACCAACAATCTCCGGCGTCTTCTACGTCTCCGGTGA